A region of Mycolicibacterium brumae DNA encodes the following proteins:
- the lmeA gene encoding mannan chain length control protein LmeA produces the protein MSHNDGVPKLLKAAIATVVSIAVAFVAVDFGFAIYAEYKLSRTIRAAAKLDWDPSANILGFPFVTQALGHRYHEVEIKANDVAHPHVGRASLEATMHDLDLTEASWLVRPDAPIPVDTLESRIIINSRYLGAFIGVKDLMVEAPPDTDDDNTTESGISAPVGLVFSGTPRSAGIDKRVSVSVDLSMVGPQQHTLLITPTGILTGPGTADQEVPEDRVGAVLRAFEGSLPDQVLPFGVAPSTQGARGSDVIIEGVITGVTVTLEEFTQS, from the coding sequence ATGAGCCACAATGACGGGGTGCCCAAGCTGCTGAAAGCGGCGATCGCGACGGTCGTCTCGATCGCCGTCGCATTCGTCGCCGTGGATTTCGGTTTCGCCATTTACGCCGAGTACAAGCTGTCTCGCACCATCCGCGCCGCGGCGAAATTGGACTGGGATCCGTCGGCCAACATCCTGGGCTTTCCGTTCGTCACCCAGGCGCTGGGGCACCGCTACCACGAGGTGGAGATCAAGGCCAACGACGTGGCGCACCCGCATGTCGGCCGGGCGTCGCTCGAGGCCACCATGCACGATCTGGACCTGACCGAGGCGTCCTGGCTGGTGCGCCCGGACGCGCCGATCCCGGTGGACACCCTGGAGAGCCGGATCATCATCAATTCCCGGTACCTGGGCGCGTTCATCGGGGTGAAGGACCTGATGGTGGAGGCCCCGCCGGACACCGACGACGACAACACCACCGAGTCCGGGATCTCCGCGCCGGTCGGTCTGGTGTTCAGCGGGACTCCGCGCAGCGCCGGCATCGACAAGCGGGTCAGCGTGTCGGTGGACCTCAGCATGGTCGGGCCGCAGCAGCACACCCTGCTGATCACCCCGACCGGGATCCTGACCGGCCCGGGCACGGCGGATCAGGAGGTGCCCGAGGACCGGGTCGGCGCGGTGCTGCGGGCTTTCGAAGGTTCGCTGCCGGATCAGGTGCTGCCGTTCGGGGTGGCCCCCAGCACCCAGGGCGCGCGGGGCTCCGACGTCATCATCGAGGGCGTCATCACAGGTGTGACGGTCACACTGGAAGAGTTCACCCAGTCCTGA